A portion of the Pogoniulus pusillus isolate bPogPus1 chromosome 6, bPogPus1.pri, whole genome shotgun sequence genome contains these proteins:
- the SLIT1 gene encoding slit homolog 1 protein isoform X1: MAPPTPGRGAAAGVPAGLRAAAWLLACAVLCRGRAAACPPLCACTGTTVDCHGTALRAVPKSIPRGTERLELNGNNITRINKNDFAGLKQLRVLQLMENQISTVERGAFDDMKELERLRLNRNQLHTLPELLFQNNQALSRLDLSENFIQAIPRKAFRGATDLRNLQLDKNQISCIEDGAFRALRGLEVLTLNNNNITSIPVSSFNHMPKLRTFRLHSNHLFCDCHLAWLSQWLRQRPTIGLFTQCAAPAQLRGLNVAEVQKNEFSCSGQTDSARVQLCSLSSGSCPAMCTCSNGIVDCRGKGLTAIPANLPETMTEIRLELNGIKSIPPGAFSPYKKLRRIDLSNNQISEIAPDAFQGLRSLNSLVLYGNKITDLPKGVFGGLFALQLLLLNANKINCVRADTFQDLQNLSLLSLYDNKIQSLAKGTFTSLRAIQTLHLAQNPFVCDCNLKWLADFLRANPIETSGARCASPRRLANKRIGQIKSKKFRCSAKEQYFIPGTEDYQLNSECNSDVICPPKCRCESNVVECSNLRLTKIPERIPQSTVELRLNNNEISVLEATGIFKKLPHLKKINLSNNKVSEIEDGAFEGASSVSELHLTVNQLESVRSGMFRGLDGLRTLMLRNNRISCIHNDSFTGLRNVRLLSLYDNQISTIAPGAFDTLQALSTLNLLANPFNCNCQLAWLGDWLRRRKIVTGNPRCQNPNFLRQIPLQDVAFPDFRCEEGQEETSCIPRPQCPQECTCLDTVVRCSNKHLKALPRGIPKNVTELYLDGNQFTQVPGQLSNFKYLQLVDLSNNKISSLSNSSFTNMSQLTTLILSYNALQCIPPLAFEGLRSLRLLSLHGNDISSLPEGIFADVTSLSHLAIGANPLYCSCNLRWLSSWVKTGYKEPGIARCAGPPDMEGKLLLTTPAKKFECQGPPALSVQAKCNPCLSNPCQNQGTCHNDPLGSYRCACPSGYKGKDCEVALSGCSSNPCANGGTCQPQEGEGGRFRCLCPVGFEGLSCRAASNPCKDHSCENGGSCVLSATNYTCLCPAHYTGDFCEQPLDFCLPELSPCQHGSTCISTSQGPRCECAPGYVGSNCSEDFDDCQDHRCQNNARCLDEVNGYSCLCAEGYSGQLCEMPAHAASQPSLCERAECQNGALCVERGARALCQCLPGFGGPKCEKLLSVNFVDRDTYLQFTDLQDWPRANITLQVSTAEGNGILLYNGDSDHMAVELYQGHVRVSYDPGTHPSSAIYSAETINDGQFHTVELVTFDQMVNLSIDGGSPMTMDNSGKHYTLNSEAPLYVGALFSPGMPVDVNSAAFRLWQLLNGTSFHGCIRNLYINNELQDFTKTRMTPGVVPGCEPCRKLYCLHGICQPTGAQGPVCHCEPGWDGPHCDQPRGGPCQGHKCVHGLCLPLDALSYSCQCHEGYQGALCNQPTEPPDPCHHQPCVHGHCHLTPDGQPTCECHSGYAGALCDQEPECHGEPVRDYHQVQRGYAICQTTRPVAWVECRGTCGSPGASCCTGLRPRRRKYAFECSNGATFVEEVEKPSKCGCSQCL, encoded by the exons ggaCTTGAGTGAGAACTTCATCCAGGCCATTCCCAGGAAAGCCTTCCGTGGGGCCACTGACCTCAGGAACTT GCAACTGGACAAGAACCAGATCAGCTGCATTGAGGATGGGGCTTTCCGTGCACTGCGGGGACTGGAGGTCCT GACCCTGAATAACAACAAtatcacctccatccctgtgtCCAGCTTCAACCACATGCCCAAGCTGCGGACATT CCGCCTGCACTCCAACCACCTGTTCTGCGACTGCCACCTGGCCTGGCTCTCGCAGTGGCTGCGCCAGCGACCCACCATCGGGCTCTTCACTCAGTgcgctgccccagcacagctccgtGGCCTCAACGTGGCTGAGGTCCAGAAGAATGAGTTCAGCTGCTCCG GACAAACAGACTCAGCACGTGTCCAGCTCTGTAGCTTGTCCTCcggctcctgcccagccatgTGCACCTGCAGCAATGGCATTGTGGACTGCCGAGGCAAGGGCCTGACAGCCAtccctgccaacctgcctgagaCCATGACCGAAAT ACGCCTGGAGCTCAACGGCATCAAGTCCATTCCCCCAGGCGCCTTCTCCCCCTACAAGAAGCTGCGCAGGAT AGACCTAAGCAACAACCAGATCTCGGAGATCGCCCCTGATGCCTTCCAGGGGCTGCGCTCGCTGAACTCCCT AGTGCTGTATGGCAACAAGATCACGGACCTCCCCAAGGGCGTTTTTGGGGGACTTTTTGCCCTGCAGCTTCT GCTTCTCAATGCCAACAAGATCAACTGTGTGCGGGCAGACACCTTCCAGGACCTGCAGAACCTCTCGCTTCTCTCACTCTATGACAACAAGATCCAGAGCCTGGCCAAGGGCACCTTCACCTCTCTGCGAGCCATCCAGACCCT GCATCTGGCCCAGAACCCCTTTGTCTGTGACTGCAACCTGAAGTGGCTGGCAGACTTCCTTCGTGCCAACCCCATTGAAACCAGTGGTGCCCGCTGTGCCAGCCCCCGGCGCCTGGCCAACAAACGCATTGGCCAGATCAAGAGCAAGAAGTTTCGCTGCTCGG CCAAAGAGCAGTATTTCATCCCAG ggacagaagattACCAGCTGAACAGCGAGTGCAACAGCGATGTGATCTGCCCCCCGAAGTGCCGCTGTGAATCCAATGTGGTTGAGTGCTCCAATCTGAGGCTCACCAAGATCCCAGAGCGCATCCCACAGTCCACTGTAGAGCT GCGCCTGAACAACAATGAAATCTCTGTCCTGGAAGCCACTGGCATCTTCAAGAAACTCCCACATCTGAAGAAAAT CAACCTCAGCAACAACAAGGTGTCAGAGATTGAGGACGGGGCGTTTGAGGGGGCATCCTCAGTCAGTGAGCTGCACCTCACCGTCAACCAGCTGGAGTCCGTTCGGAGCGGCATGTTCAGGGGCCTGGATGGGCTGAGGACCCT GATGCTGAGGAACAACCGCATCAGCTGCATCCACAACGACAGCTTCACAGGGCTGCGCAACGTCCGCCTGCTCTCCCTGTACGACAACCAGATCAGCACCATCGCGCCAGGCGCCTTCGACACGCTGCAGGCCCTCTCCACGCT GAACCTCCTTGCCAACCCCTTCAACTGCAACTGCCAGCTGGCCTGGCTGGGGGACTGGCTGCGCAGAAGGAAGATTGTGACAGGCAACCCACGGTGCCAAAATCCCAACTTCCTCCGGCAGATCCCACTCCAGGACGTGGCTTTCCCCGACTTCAGGTGTGAGGAAG GTCAGGAGGAGACCAGCTGCATCCCCCGGCCGCAATGCCCGCAGGAGTGCACCTGCCTTGACACTGTTGTCCGCTGCAGCAACAAGCACCTCAAGGCCCTGCCCAGGGGGATCCCCAAGAACGTCACAGAGCT CTACCTGGATGGAAACCAGTTCACTCAGGTCCCAGGGCAACTCTCCAACTTCAAGTACCTGCAGCTTGT CGATCTTAGCAACAATAAGATCAGCTCCCTGAGCAACTCCTCCTTCACCAACATGAGCCAGCTCACCACCTT GATCCTCAGCTACAATGCCCTGCAGTGCATCCCTCCACTGGCCTTCGAGGGCCTCCGCTCCCTCCGGCTGCT GTCTCTCCATGGCAATGACATCTCCAGCCTCCCAGAGGGCATCTTTGCAGATGTTACCTCCCTGTCCCATCT ggccatCGGGGCCAACCCCCTGTACTGCAGCTGCAACCTGCGCTGGCTCTCCAGCTGGGTCAAGACAGGGTACAAGGAGCCAGGCATTGCCCGCTGTGCTGGGCCCCCTGACATGGAAGgcaagctgctgctcaccaccCCTGCCAAGAAGTTTGAGTGCCAAG GCCCGCCTGCCCTGAGTGTCCAGGCCAAGTGTAACCCCTGCCTGTCTAACCCCTGCCAGAACCAGGGCACCTGCCACAATGACCCACTTGGCTCCTACCGCTGTGCCTGCCCCAGTGGCTACAAG GGCAAGGACTGCGAGGTGGCACTCAGTGGCTGCTcctccaacccctgtgccaatGGAGGGACCTGCCAGCcgcaggaaggagaaggaggcaggTTCAG ATGCCTGTGCCCGGTGGGCTTTGAGGGCCTTAGCTGCCGTGCTGCCAGCAACCCCTGCAAGGACCACAGCTGTGAGAATGGAGGATCCTGTGTGCTCAGTGCCACAAACTACACCTGCTTATGTCCTGCCCACTACACAG GGGATTTCTGCGAGCAGCCCTTGGATTTCTGCTTGCCTGAGCTCAGTCCATGCCAGCATGGCTCCACCTGCATCTCCACCAGCCAGGGGCCCAG GTGTGAGTGTGCGCCCGGCTATGTGGGGAGCAACTGCAGTGAGGACTTTGACGACTGCCAGGACCACCGGTGCCAGAACAACGCCCGCTGCCTGGACGAGGTGAACGGCTACTCCTGCCTCTGCGCTGAGGGCTACAG TGGCCAGCTCTGTGAGATGCCAGCCCATGCTGCCAGCCAACCCAGCCTCTGTGAGCGAGCTGAGTGCCAGAATGGGGCCCTGTGTGTGGAGCGTGGTGCCCGtgccctctgccagtgcctgcctgGCTTTGGTGGCCCCAAGtgtgagaagctgctgagtgtCAACTTTGTGGACCGTGACACGTATCTGCAGTTTACAGACCTGCAGGACTGGCCCCGGGCCAACATAactctgcag GTCTCCACGGCCGAAGGCAACGGCATTCTGCTGTACAATGGTGACAGCGACCATATGGCAGTGGAACTGTACCAGGGCCATGTCAGAGTCAGCTATgaccctggcactcaccccagCTCAGCCATCTACAG TGCTGAAACCATCAACGACGGGCAGTTCCACACTgtggagctggtgacctttgaCCAGATGGTGAACCTCTCCATTGATGGTGGCAGCCCCATGACCATGGACAACTCGGGCAAGCATTACACACTGAACAGCGAGGCTCCCCTCTACGTAGGAG CCCTGTTCTCCCCAGGGATGCCTGTGGATGTCAACTCAGCTGCCTTCCGCCTCTGGCAGCTCCTCAATGGCACCAGCTTCCACGGGTGCATCCGCAACCTCTACATCAACAACGAGCTGCAGGACTTCACCAAGACTCGGATGACACCGGgggtggtgccaggctgtgagcCTTGCCGCAAGCTCTACTGCCTGCACGGCATCTGCCAGCCCACtggtgcccagggccctgtctgCCACTGTGAGCCCGGCTGGGACGGGCCCCACTGCGACCAGCCCCGTGGCggcccctgccaggggcacaa GTGCGTGCATGGGCTGTGCCTGCCCCTCGATGCCCTCTCCTATAGCTGCCAGTGCCATGAGGGCTACCAGGGTGCTCTCTGCAACCAACCCACGGAGCCACCTGACCCCTGCCACCACCAGCCCTGCGTCCACGGCCACTGCCACCTCACCCCCGACGGCCAGCCCACTTGTGAGTGCCACAGTGGCTATGCTGGAGCTCTCTGTGACCAAG AGCCGGAGTGCCACGGCGAGCCGGTGCGGGACTACCACCAGGTGCAGCGGGGCTACGCCATCTGCCAGACGACGCGGCCGGTGGCCTGGGTGGAGTGCCGGGGGACCTGTGGCAGCcccggtgccagctgctgcaccgGGCTGCGGCCCCGGCGCAGGAAATACGCCTTCGAGTGCAGCAACGGCGCCACCTTCGTGGAAGAGGTGGAGAAGCCCAGCAAGTGCGGCTGCAGCCAGTGCCTGTGA